GTGCAGATGGGCCAACAGGCCAGCCTGATTAAGGAAGGGGGCGAGATCATCAGGGCCAAGATTAGTAAGCTCATGGGCTTCGAAGGGCTGGCTCGCATCGAGATTGATTCAGCCTCTGCCGGTAACATCGTGGCCATCGCCGGCTTTGCCGATGCCAACATCGGCGAAACCATTGCTTGCCCCGATGAGCCCCTAGCCCTGCCCCTGATCAAAGTCGATGAACCGACGCTGCAGATGACCTTTGCAGTGAATGATTCCCCCTTTGCCGGCCAGGAAGGGGATTACGTCACCTCCCGGCAGCTACGGGATCGGCTGATGCGCGAGCTGGAGACTAATGTGGCCCTGCGGGTGGAAGAGACCGACTCCCCCGATCGCTTTGCCGTCTCCGGTCGCGGCGAATTGCACCTGGGCATTTTGATCGAGAATATGCGGCGGGAGGGCTACGAGTTTCAGGTGTCCCAGCCCCAGGTGATCTACCGAGAGGTGAATGGCCAACCCTGTGAGCCCTATGAGCTGTTGGCCCTAGATGTGCCCGAGGACGGCATGGGCGGCTGCATCGAGCGCCTGGGACAGCGCCGCGGCGAAATGCAGGATATGCGGGTGATGGGGGATGGTCGGGCCACGCTGGAATTCGTGATTCCGGCTCGGGGGCTGATCGGCTTTCGTGGCGAGTTCATGCGCCTGACCCGGGGGGATGGCATCATGAACCACAGCTTCTTGGACTATCGCCCCATGTCCGGCGAGGTGGAGACCCGTCGCAATGGGGTGTTGATTGCTTTCGAAGCGGGCGTCACCACCTTCTACGCCCTTAAGAATGCCGAGGATCGCGGCGTCTTCTTCATTACCCCAGGCACCAAGGTCTATAAGGGCATGATCGTGGGTGAGCACAATCGTCCTCAAGACCTGGAACTGAATGTCTGTAAGACCAAACAGCTGACGAACCAT
This portion of the Halomicronema hongdechloris C2206 genome encodes:
- the typA gene encoding translational GTPase TypA is translated as MSLPIRNVAIIAHVDHGKTTLVDALLKQSGIFREGEEVPDCVMDSNDLERERGITILSKNTAVHYKDTLINIVDTPGHADFGGEVERVLGMVDGCILIVDANEGPMPQTRFVLKKALEKGLRPIVVVNKIDRPQADPYGAVDKVLDLFIELGADDDQCEFPYLFASGLSGFAKADLEDDSQDMQPLFEAILDHVPPPIGDPEKPLQLQVTTLDYSDYLGRIVIGKIHNGTVQMGQQASLIKEGGEIIRAKISKLMGFEGLARIEIDSASAGNIVAIAGFADANIGETIACPDEPLALPLIKVDEPTLQMTFAVNDSPFAGQEGDYVTSRQLRDRLMRELETNVALRVEETDSPDRFAVSGRGELHLGILIENMRREGYEFQVSQPQVIYREVNGQPCEPYELLALDVPEDGMGGCIERLGQRRGEMQDMRVMGDGRATLEFVIPARGLIGFRGEFMRLTRGDGIMNHSFLDYRPMSGEVETRRNGVLIAFEAGVTTFYALKNAEDRGVFFITPGTKVYKGMIVGEHNRPQDLELNVCKTKQLTNHRSATGDELVQLQTPADMSLERALEYIDSDELVEVTPESVRLRKMPSKKLAKR